ACGTGCTCATGCTCGGCATGCACGACGCAGTTATCCTGGATATTCGTCCACGAGCCGATATGAATCGCCGTGGGATCGCCTCGAAGCACGGCGTTAGGCCATACGCTGACATGGTCGCCCAGCTCCACGTTTCCGATCACCACACTTGCAGGATCGATGTAGACCGGCTCGGCTAGTTTAGGGTAATAGCTTCCAAAGCGTCTTATAGTGTCCGTCACGTCCGTCCACCCATCACCCCCGTTTTTTAGCGTAGATACAACACACGTATAGAAAGAAGGAAGCCACTTATCATATTTTTACTTTTCAGTACCTGCACATGCCCAGCCCGTGCTTCTCGAAGTACCGCTGATGGTACTCTTCCGCACGCCAGAACGTCGTTGCAGGCACGATTTCCGTTACGATTTTACGTTTGTATGTGCCTGAGTTCTGCAGTCGTTCCTTCGATAATCGCGCCGTTTTTTCTTGTTCCGGGATATGGTAGAAGATAACGGAGCGGTACTGGGTGCCGACATCAGGCCCCTGGCGGTTCAATACAGAGGGGTCGTGGATACGCCAGAAGACATTCAGCAGCTCGTCATATGAGACAACGGAAGGATCGTAGACGACTTCCACAACTTCCGCGTGGCCGGTCGTATCGGTACAGACATCCTTGTAGGTCGGGTTCTCGAACGTGCCGCCCATATACCCAACCGTCGTTTCAAGAACACCCTTCACGCAGCGAAAGTGGGATTCCACGCCCCAGAAGCAGCCTGCACCAAAGGTCGCTTTTTGCATCTTATCATCCTCCGTTCAACCCGGAACACTGATCATGAGATTTGTTCACGGTTAAACAATCACCCGATAACTAATTGTAGTACGGGACCGATATAAGTATAAACTCAATGTAAAGTTAAAAATATGAGAACAGTCTCCGGTCCTGCGCGTACGGTTCAATACCAGCGTTATCCCATCCATGCTCATCCTCGCGGAGATCTCAAAGTGTATATCCGCGGAAATCAAAGAGTTTTCTGAATAGGGGAGAGAGCTTCAGTCGAGGCATAGTTTCATCAAATAACTTATCTCGCTGTAGTTTTATCTCCTTTGTTCATTCCTAAAGTTAGAGAAGAACCATAAAAAGATTGGTGTTAAAACGATCTCACGGCTCCAGCAGCTCAAATCCTAATTGATCATCCAGCACCCGGCGTGCACTCGAATCAGCCAGTTCAAAGAGGACAACCTCAAGAATATGCCAGACCTTCACGCCGCGGCGCACACAACCCGTTACCGCTCTGTCATTCCGACCGCCGGCGATGTGCATGTGCAGCACGGGCTTACCATCTTTATCGGGGAAGATCGTGCCCACGCCTGCGATTTCGTGGACGTCGTCTAAGATGTGCTCCATCGGCGTGATGACTTCACTCCGGCCGTGCTCAGGCCCTACGACGAGCGTGCTGCCTTCGTCTGCGCCGCCAACTGCGATAACAGCAGCTGCGTTAATCGAGTGCTCGATAGCGAAGGCTTCGATCGTCTCATGCAGGACCTCTCCGTCTTCCAGGCGCAGGATAAAGGTGCGGCCCTGGTTTGCCTCAGAGTATTTCATTTGTCAGATAATCTATGAATACCGCTGATAGTTAAATATCTAGGACTAGAGCTTTCAAGCAGGGCTACAAGCGTTTACGAAGAAACCGGAAGTTGGAGATCCATAGAAGGTGAACCGAGCAGCTAACATTTCACCTTGTTTCTCTTCATCAATCAAGTTTACCATCATTAACAATATGCGCACCCTTAAAACCAATGTTCTCAAAGGACTTCAATATTCTTGGGCTAGCATTACGAGATGCTATGTAAATTTTGATTTTTTTATCTCCAATATTTCCAACTCTCGTCCAGATCCAATCATCTTCATCGGGCATACTGTACCTAAAATGAAAAGAGATGTTGCCTTTTCTAATGCAAATGACGAATAAGCCATATTCCACTTACACAAATCATGTGCCAAATCGGAAAAGTAGGCTTTTGAATTCAATTCGGCTTTTAGATCGTCCGGCAAATAACCAATCATCCACGGTCTTTTTTCATTAATCTTATTTTGCTGGAGGTTATATCCCATATCCGTCCAATCAAAAGTATCAAAATAATTATTTTCGTCCGTATAGTAAAGTTTATGAATTTTTTTGGCTGTATTTTGATTATCAGTTTCAAAAACAACATTGAGGCTGCCATGAGGCTTGATAAGTAAGTGTTCTGAATCAGCAGTCTTAGAACTTTTGTTAGTCAATAATGAATCAAATGAATACTTTACCTGCCTAACGTCTAAATTAAATTCATTTTCCCTATAAATCTCACTCACCAACAATTTTTCAAGTATAATATCATAGTTTAAAGAAATCCAAGTGAACCTCTCTCCCTTTGAGATTATGCTGTTCATGTTATCTACGACACTTTCCTTAAAATCGCCAATTTTGTTGAAATCATAGTGATATGCGATCATATTTTTTAATTCTAATTCTAAGACTACTGCTATACTATCTAGAATAGTTAATCCATCGTTCTTTATATATCTCTCATATTCTTCTATTACCTTAGTAATCATATTATTTAGTGATAGATAATCCTCTCTTATCTGCTGATAGTAACCCATTAATGCTTTGGATAAAAAAGCAATATTCCCCCATATATAATTCAAATCTAATCGAATGGCAATGTTGCCGTTACATAGCGCCGAAAGAATTGGAAATAGCTCTCCGTTATTATTAACTGTTTCTTCAATAATATCTTCCGTTGAAGGCATAGGCTCTTTAAGAGCTGCTTTTTGAAAACCCGCCCCTACTAGGCAAACTGGGGAATCCCCTGGAATGGTATCCTTCCAGTCCATAGAAGGTCCCATAATGGTATAGTGAACAGTCCTTGCATTTATATCTTTCGCTATTTATGCTGGCGTTGGATTTCATATCGATCGTTGTATCATAAAGCACCACGAAAGTGCGTGCATGTACCATCGGAATCTTGAAAACCTTTTTACAAATCTTTCCAAGCTTTCTCCTCCGAAGTGTTGCGTCTCTGATAGAAGAACAAATCGCAATGACTTTTCCCTTTCACCCAGTTTCATTCGCAAACACGAAAATCCTTCTTCGGGTCTCAGAAAAACGAAATCCGGCGCGCTCTACATCGGCAATCAATGTTTCCGCCGAACCCCGTGTCTTCTCAAATGACACCACGCCTCCGGGTTTGACGATCCGCCGAAGCTCGGTTAGTACGTCTTCCAGCCCACCGGCAATGTACCGCAGCCCGAAGAGGAACGCAAGGTCAATGCTCTGGTCTGGCAGCCCTGTATTGGCAGCATTTGCGAGCATCGGCGTTACGTTCTTTACACCCTCTGCCTCGATTTTCTCCTTCACACGCGCCACGGCAAGTGGATGCACATCCACGGCATATACAACGCCCTGGGGTCCAACGAGTTTTGCTGCAGGGATCGTAAAATACCCCGGGCCGCAACCGACTTCCAGCACCGTCTGACCCAGTTTCAGGCCGGCAGTCTGTAACAGTTTGTATGGATTTCTAAAATATGGCAGCAGTCGATTATCATGCATCAAAGCGATTATTCTGAACGAGAAATTCGACATATGACGATCCGAGTGCCCTGGTCTTTTGCGCATTTTCTTCTGCTTCTGTTCATCCATTAATTACCCAATACATAAATAGTAAAAAGTCACTACCAGTCGCTGAAGTTAAGCTTCAAGACGAGCTAAAAATAGCCTTTCAACTCTCGCGCTAACTCTTCTGGCCGTTCGAGCACAACCGTCTGCTGGAGCAACAGGGGCATGTACCACGAATCGATACTGAGGTAATTCGGTCGCGGGTTGGGTCGCGCAACAATCTGAAGTCCCGAGAGGAACCCGTCATTTCCCGTCTCCAGCTTCCCAGAATATACGATGAAATTGAATGCCGCAAAGCCCTGATCGTCATAATAGCGTAAAATAGCAGATAACCCGTCAGCCAGAGCTCTTACGTCCTGCGTTGTAAAATCTAGGAAGTTTGATTTTCTTATGCTAGCGCGCGCCTCACAGAAACCCGTCGGTGCAAATGGTGCGTACCAATAAATAGCGTTCTTTCTTACAATTTCTCGATCGGTGTTGACGTTCATCAGATCTATCCAGAAATTCGCATTTTCCGTATTCGCATACCGTTCCGAAGCGTCAATAAGCGTCCTGACTGATTCGAACGGATATTC
This DNA window, taken from Methanomicrobia archaeon, encodes the following:
- the msrA gene encoding peptide-methionine (S)-S-oxide reductase MsrA, producing MQKATFGAGCFWGVESHFRCVKGVLETTVGYMGGTFENPTYKDVCTDTTGHAEVVEVVYDPSVVSYDELLNVFWRIHDPSVLNRQGPDVGTQYRSVIFYHIPEQEKTARLSKERLQNSGTYKRKIVTEIVPATTFWRAEEYHQRYFEKHGLGMCRY
- a CDS encoding methyltransferase domain-containing protein — its product is MDEQKQKKMRKRPGHSDRHMSNFSFRIIALMHDNRLLPYFRNPYKLLQTAGLKLGQTVLEVGCGPGYFTIPAAKLVGPQGVVYAVDVHPLAVARVKEKIEAEGVKNVTPMLANAANTGLPDQSIDLAFLFGLRYIAGGLEDVLTELRRIVKPGGVVSFEKTRGSAETLIADVERAGFRFSETRRRIFVFANETG
- a CDS encoding DNA-binding protein, coding for MKYSEANQGRTFILRLEDGEVLHETIEAFAIEHSINAAAVIAVGGADEGSTLVVGPEHGRSEVITPMEHILDDVHEIAGVGTIFPDKDGKPVLHMHIAGGRNDRAVTGCVRRGVKVWHILEVVLFELADSSARRVLDDQLGFELLEP